Proteins from a single region of Anthonomus grandis grandis chromosome 18, icAntGran1.3, whole genome shotgun sequence:
- the LOC126746974 gene encoding zinc finger HIT domain-containing protein 1: MTLSKAGAPRGSTRIKDNEKRRIIDETQRKRRQRKVMEMLESDNYHDDPHADLVMSKKVPKFEDNLEQRSGRSKKKERTVDYYQFKYRKNFQQLVEEDRAESESRKRPSYMDIQCEESQLPPRHFCAVCGFFGPYNCLSCGTRYCSLRCMGTHVDTRCLKWAG; the protein is encoded by the exons ATGACCCTGTCGAAAGCGGGGGCCCCCAGGGGCTCCACTCGCATAAAAGACAACGAGAAACGCCGCATCATCGACGAGACCCAAAGAAAGAGACGGCAAAGGAAAGTGATGGAAATGTTGGAGTCCGATAACTACCACGATGATCCCCATGCGGATCTGGTCATGAGCAAAAAGGTGCCCAAGTTCGAAGATAATTTAGAGCAGAGAAGCGGACGGAGCAAGAAGAAGGAGAGAACGG TTGACTACTATCAGTTCAAATACCGTAAAAACTTTCAGCAGTTAGTAGAGGAGGATCGCGCGGAATCCGAGTCGAGAAAACGACCTTCTTACATGGACATCCAGTGCGAGGAATCCCAGTTGCCCCCGAGGCATTTTTGTGCGGTTTGCGGCTTTTTCGGGCCTTATAACTGTTTGTCTTGCGGCACTCGGTATTGCAGTCTCAGGTGCATGGGGACTCACGTGGACACGAGATGTTTAAAGTGGGCCGGTTGA
- the LOC126746973 gene encoding meiotic nuclear division protein 1 homolog: MSKKGVSAEEKRTRMLELFYQKGECFQLKELEKIAPKEKGIVANSVKDVISKLVDDGLIETDKIGTSIYFWAFPSKAVKSRKRKLEEVTKKNEETSKKLKLVEEAIEQSKSNEGDTETIDRLQNEITELELDVASMEKTLAERKENDAEKFEAMRNKAESLKEAANRWTENVFSIKSWCKKKFFMEDKVLDKQFGIPEDFDYIE, translated from the exons ATGTCTAAAAAAGGGGTGAGTGCCGAAGAGAAGAGAACCCGAATGCTAGagcttttttatcaaaaaggcGAATGCTTTCAACTAAAG GAACTAGAGAAGATCGCCCCGAAGGAAAAGGGCATAGTCGCCAACTCTGTTAAAGATGTGATCTCTAAGTTGGTCGACGATGGATTAATCGAAACTGACAAAATAGGCACTTCTATTTACTTTTGGGCTTTTCCAAG CAAAGCCGTTAAGTCCCGAAAAAGAAAACTGGAGGAagtaaccaaaaaaaatgaagaaacttCCAAGAAACTCAAACTCGTTGAAGAGGCCATTGAACAGTCAAAA TCAAACGAGGGAGACACTGAGACGATTGATCGGTTGCAAAATGAAATTACCGAGTTGGAACTTGATGTTGCTTCGATGGAGAAAACCCTTGCTGAACGGAAGGAGAATGACGCAGAAAAGTTTGAGGCTATGAGGAATAAAGCCGAG agtttaaagGAGGCGGCCAACCGATGGACAGAGAACGTTTTCTCAATTAAGTCCTGGTGCAAGAAAAAGTTCTTTATGGAGGACAAAGTATTGGACAAGCAGTTTGGCATCCCCGAAGACTTCGATTATATAGAATAA
- the LOC126746966 gene encoding NFU1 iron-sulfur cluster scaffold homolog, mitochondrial-like: MLRNFLNMSRKSVNVPSGITNFLPSNNMLKKHISTTNLLSMFIQTQETPNPNSLKFLPGTKVLETGETIDFPKAQDAYISPLAKLLFRIEGVKSVFLGPDFITVTKTDDEVEWKIIKPEIFATIMDFFASNLPVLSEGKPNSDTVINEDDDETVMMIKELLDTRIRPTVQEDGGDIVFMGYEDGVVKLKMQGACSSCPSSVVTLKNGVQNMLQFYIPEVVAVEQVLDKSDILAEKVFEEVDKKLENTK; this comes from the exons ATGTTGCGAAACTTCCTAAATATGTCACGGAAATCCGTGAATGTACCCTCTGGCATAACCAACTTCCTTCCCAG CAACAACATGCTGAAAAAACACATTTCGACGACGAATCTCTTGTCCATGTTCATTCAAACGCAAGAGACTCCAAACCCGAACAGTCTCAAGTTCCTTCCGGGTACCAAAGTGCTCGAAACGGGTGAAACTATCGATTTCCCCAAAGCCCAGGACGCTTACATTTCACCTCTGGCTAAACTGTTATTTCGCATCGAGGGGGTGAAAAGTGTGTTTTTAGGCCCCGACTTTATTACCGTCACTAAAACAGACGACGAGGTCGAATGGAAGATCATCAAACCGGAAATCTTTGCCACCATTATGGACTTTTTCGCCAGCAATTTGCCAGTTTTAAGCGAGGGAAAACCGAACTCTGACACGGTCATTAATGAGGACGATGATGAGACTGTTATGATGATCAAGGAATTGCTTGATACACGTATAAGGCCTACAGTACAAGAAGATGGAG GCGATATAGTGTTTATGGGATATGAGGATGGGGTGGTTAAGCTGAAAATGCAAGGGGCATGCTCGAGTTGCCCCAGTTCGGTGGTCACACTGAAAAATGGGGTACAAAACATGCTTCAGTTTTACATACCCGAAGTGGTGGCTGTCGAACAGGTACTCGATAAGTCTGATATTTTAGCTGAGAAAGTATTCGAGGAAGTCGACAAGAAACTGGAAAataccaaataa
- the LOC126746967 gene encoding ras-related protein Rab-6B-like: MTPSSAKGPLPHPKKYKLVFLGEQSVGKTSMITRFMYDSFDTNYQATIGIDFLSKTIYLQDRTVRLQLWDTAGQERFRSLIPSYIRDSQVAVIVYDITNLNSFELTSRWIEDVRKERGDQVVIVLVGNKVDLESLREVPTEKAEKLAKELNIMFTETSAKCGYNIKQLFRRIGDAIQESEPLFKHEESLHEVSLGSGTKKGEEDGASYCLC, encoded by the exons ATGACGCCCTCGTCCGCAAAGGGACCGCTTCCGCACCCGAAAAAGTACAAACTGGTGTTCCTGGGGGAGCAGAGCGTCGGCAAAACCTCGATGATAACCCGTTTCATGTACGACAGCTTCGACACCAATTATCAGGCCACCATCGGGATCGATTTCCTCTCGAAAACGATTTATTTGCAGGACCGCACTGTCCGCTTACAACTGTGGGATACGGCCGGACAGGAACGCTTCCGCTCCCTGATCCCTTCGTACATTAGGGACTCCCAAGTGGCGGTGATCGTTTACGACATCACCAACTTAAATTCGTTCGAACTTACGTCCAGGTGGATCGAGGACGTACGTAAGGAGCGGGGCGATCAAGTCGTCATAGTCTTGGTAGGAAACAAA GTAGACCTGGAGAGCCTCAGGGAAGTGCCAACTGAAAAAGCCGAGAAGCTAGCCAAAGAACTGAACATAATGTTTACGGAGACGAGTGCAAAGTGTGGctataatataaaacaattattcagAAGAATCGGTGATGCCATACAGGAATCCGAGCCCCTGTTCAAGCACGAGGAGTCCCTGCACGAAGTGAGTTTGGGGAGTGGGACCAAAAAGGGGGAAGAAGATGGGGCATCATACTGCCTCTGCTAA
- the LOC126746975 gene encoding general transcription factor IIH subunit 5, with protein sequence MVNVMKGVLVKCDQAMKQFLLHLDETLKLGRKFIIQDLDENHLFISADILDTLQAKIDDLMDQISFPLAEKGN encoded by the exons ATGGTAAACGTTATGAAAGGAGTCCTTGTCAAATG TGATCAGGCAATGAAACAGTTCTTGTTGCACCTAGACGAAACATTAAAACTAGGCAGGAAATTCATTATCCAAGACTTGGACGAGAACCACTTGTTCATCTCGGCGGACATCCTAGACACCCTCCAAGCGAAAATCGACGATTTAATGGACCAAATTAGTTTCCCGTTAGCAGAGAAAGGAAACTAA
- the LOC126746856 gene encoding uncharacterized protein LOC126746856, with translation MVKIGINGFGRLGRLFLRIALDQCGKGAVGADFPVVTIVNDPNLNSESMAALLQKDTYRGTFKKEVIDMDNCIMIEGNRVEAVKVRDISKVPWHKSCPIDYIVDTTGKNKNCAQASKFLQEKIKCVVVSGLGDIPVFAVGVNHTCYKPAMKIVSVGTPTLNCLAPILRVLHENFTIEKAMATSLHPLKNHNKFLDDSCPSANLREGRSALGNFFPCTSAAPGRYVSRIMPELEGRTDSNAIKVPTVCVGAVDLTAVLCKEVSHEIVTVKLKEAADCYMRNVMKYSTDELVSSDIIGDPHSCVIDSKACMGLAKNVVKIFAWYDAEYAFAHRLYDMVKYIASREICTK, from the exons ATGGTCAAAATCGGCATTAACGGGTTCGGCAGGTTAGGAAGGCTTTTCTTGAGGATAGCGCTGGACCAGTGCGGCAAG GGGGCGGTGGGGGCGGATTTTCCCGTAGTCACCATAGTAAACGACCCCAACCTCAACTCGGAATCGATGGCCGCCCTGCTGCAAAAAGACACTTACCGCGGCACTTTCAAGAAGGAGGTCATCGATATGGACAACTGTATCATGATAGAAG GTAACCGAGTGGAGGCGGTTAAAGTGCGCGACATATCGAAGGTGCCCTGGCACAAGTCCTGCCCGATTGACTACATCGTGGACACCACCGGGAAGAATAAGAATTGTGCGCAGGCCTCC aaattccTGCAAGAGAAGATAAAGTGCGTGGTGGTGTCCGGTTTGGGGGACATCCCCGTATTTGCCGTCGGGGTGAATCACACGTGCTACAAACCGGCCATGAAGATCGTGTCGGTGGGCACGCCCACTTTGAACTGTTTGGCGCCCATCTTGAGGGTTTTACATGAAAATTTCACCATCGAG AAAGCGATGGCAACGTCGCTGCATCCCCTGAAGAACCACAACAAATTCCTGGACGACAGTTGCCCCAGTGCGAACTTACGCGAGGGACGTTCGGCACTCGGCAACTTCTTCCCGTGCACTTCGGCCGCACCCGGACGGTACGTCTCTAGAATCATGCCGGAACTTGAGGGGCGAACGGACTCGAACGCGATCAAAGTGCCGACCGTTTGTGTGGGAGCCGTGGACTTGACTGCCGT gttatGTAAAGAGGTGTCGCATGAAATAGTGACGGTTAAACTGAAAGAGGCCGCCGACTGTTACATGCGCAACGTGATGAAGTACTCGACCGACGAATTGGTTAGTTCGGATATAATCGGGGATCCCCACTCGTGCGTGATCGACTCGAAAGCGTGCATGGGACTCGCCAAGAATGTGGTGAAGATTTTCGCGTGGTACGACGCGGAGTACGCGTTTGCGCACCGTTTGTACGATATGGTCAAGTATATCGCTTCTAGGGAGAtctgtactaaataa